The DNA region cctgtctaactccgcccccaacccccacctaactccgcccccaccccccgcccgcCTAcgtaactccgcccccaccccctgcctaactccgccccccacccctccgcctaactccgcccccaaccaccatctaactccgcccccacccccgccagcctaactccgcccccagcctcccgcctgcctaactccgcccccaccccccagcctgcctAACCCCGCCCCCAACCCCTACCtaaactccgcccccaccccccacctgtctaactccgcccccaccccccgcctgtctaactccgcccccaccccccagcctgcctAACCCCGCCCCCAACCCCTACCTAAACTCCACCCCCCAaaccccgcctgcctaactccgcccccaccccccagcctgcctAACCCcggccccaccccccccgcctgcctaactccgcccccacccccagcctgcatAACTCCGCCcacacccccccgcctgtctaactccgcccccaccccccggctgcctaactccgcccccaccccccgcctgcctaaccccgcccccaccccccgcctacctaactccgccccccacccccccgcctgtctaactccgccctcaaccaccacctaactccgcccccacccccccgcctgcctaactccgcccccaccccctcgcctgactaactccgcccccacccccccgcctgcctaactccgcccccaccccgccagcctaactccgcccccacccccgccagcctaactccgccccaccccccgcctgcctatcTCCGCCCCACCctccgcctgcctaactccgcccccacccccccgcctgcctaactccgccccaccccccgcctacctaactcgcccccacccccgcctccTAACacccgcccccaccccccgcctgtctaactccgccccacccccctgcctgtctaactccgcccccaccccccccctgctaactccgcccccaccccccccgctaCCTATCTCCTGGCCCCCACCCTCGCCTgtcctaactccgccccacccccccgcctgtctaactccgcgcccaacccccacctgcctaactccgcccccaccccccgctgactaactccgcccccacccccctgcctgtctaactccgcccccacctccccgcctgtctaactccgcccccaccccccacctgtctacctccgcccccacccccccgcctgtctaccTCCGCCCCCAACCTCCACCTAACTCCGTCCCCACTCCCCCCGCCTAcgtaactccgcccccaccccctgcctagctccgcccccacccctccgcctaactccgcccccaaccaccatctaactccgcccccacccccgccagcctaactccgcccccaccccccgcctgtctaactccgcccccacccccccgcctgcctaactccgcccccaactcCCACCCAACTCCGCCCCCATCCGCACGCCTGACTtgctccgcccccacccccccgcctgcctaactccgcccccaacccccacctaactccgccccccgcctgtctaactccgcccccacccctccacctgaCTAACTCTGCCCCCACACCCTGCCTAattccgcccccacccccccgcctgactaacaccgcccccacccccccgcctacctaactccgcccccaccccccagcctgcatAACTCCGCCCACacacccccgcctgtctaactccgccccacccccagcctgtctaactccgcccccacccccccgcctgcctaactcctccccccccccccccgcctgcctaactccgcccccacccccccacctgcctaactccgcccccacccccccgcctgtctaactccgcccccaaccaccacctaactccgcccccacccccccgcctgcctaactccgcccccacccccgcctgtctatactctgcccccacccccccacctgcctaactccgcccccacccccgcctgtctaactccgcccccacccccctcctgtctaactccgcccccacccccgccagcctaactccgcccccaccaccTAGCCTGTgtaactccacccccaccccccagcctgcctcactccgcccccacccccccgcctgtctaactccgcccccccaccccccagcctgtctaactccgcccccacccctccgcctgtctaactcagcccccacccccccgcctgtctaactcagcccccacccccccgcctgtctaactccgcccccccccccgcctgtctaactccgcccccacctcccagcctgtctaactccgcccccacccccacctgtctacctccgcccccacccccacctgtctgactctgcccccaccccccgcctgtctaactccgcccccaacccccacctaactccgcccccactccccccGCCTAcataactccgcccccaccccctgcctaactccgcccccaaccaccatctaactccgcccccacccccgccagcctaactccgcccccacccccccgcctgtctaactccgcccccacccccccgcgtctaactccgcccccacccccccccggctaactccgcccccaaccccaagctaactccgcccccatccGCCGCCTGACTTGCctcccgcccccaccccccccctgcctaactccgcccccaacccccacctaactccgcccccccgcctgtctaactccgccccacccctccacctgactaactctgcccccacaccctgcctaactccgcccccacccccccccgcctgactaacaccgcccccacccccccgcctacctaactccgccccacccccagcctgcatAACTCGCCCACACACCCCCgccctgtctaactccgcccccaccccagcctgtctaactccgccccccccccccgcctgcctaactccccCCCACCGcccgcctacctaactccgccccccacccccccgcctaacTCCGCCCTCAACcaccacctaactccgcccccacccccccgcctgcctaactccgcccccaccccgccCCTGTCTatactctgcccccaccccccccacctgcctaactcccgcccccacccccgcctgtcctaactccgcccccacccccctctgtctactccgcccccacccccgccagCCTAACACCGCCCCCCCCACCTAGCCTGTgtactccacccccaccccccagcctgcctcctccgcccccacccccccgcgcCTGTCCAaactccgccccaccccccagcctgtctaactccgccccccccctccgcctgtctaactccgcccccacccccccgcctgtctaactccgccccacccccccgcctgtctaactccgcccccacccccgcctgtctaactccgccccacctcccagcctgtctaactccgcccccaccccccgctgTCTAACCTccgccccaccccccacctgtctacctctgcccccaccccccgcctgctaACTCcgccccaacccccacctaactccgccccccacTCCCCCCGCCTACGTAAttccgcccccaccccctgcctaactccgccccccacccccccacctaactccgcccccaaccatcatctaactccgccccccacccccgccagcctaactccgcccccacccccgccagcctaactctgcccccaccccccagcctgcctaactccgcccccacccccagcctgcttAACCCCGCCCCCAACCCCTACCtaaactccgcccccaccccccctcctgtctaactccgcccccaccccccgcttgtctaactccgccccacccccccgcctgcctaactccgcccccacccccctgcctgtctaactccgcctccaaccccccgcctgtccaactccgcccccaccccccagcctgattaactccgcccccaccccccagcctgcctaactctgccaacaacccccacctaactccgcccccaccccccgcctgcctaactccgcccccacccccccgcctgcctaactccgcccccacccccccgcctgcctaactccgccccaccccccgcctgcctaactccgcccccaactcCCACCTAACTCCGGCCCCATCTGCacacctgcctaactccgcccccacccccctgcctgtctaactccgcccccaaccccccgCCTGTccaactccgcccccaccccccgcctgattaactccgcccccaccccccagcctgcctAACTCTGCCACCcacccccacctaactccgcccccaccccccgcctgcctaactccgcccccaccccccgcctgcctaactccgcccccaccccccgcctaactccgcccccacccccccccctaactccgcccccaccccgctactcctccccaccccccgcctgtctaactccgccccacccctccgcctgtctaactccgcccccaccccgcctaactccgcccccacccccccgcctgtctaacccCGCCCCCAACCCCTACCtaaactccgcccccacccccccgcctgcctaactccgccccacccccccgcctgcctaactccgcccccaccccccgcctgcctaactccgcccccacccccccgccagcctaactccgcccccaccccccgcctgcctaactccgcccccacccccccctgcctaaactccgcccccaccccccgcctgcctaactccgccccccacccccccgcctgcctaactccaccccccaccccccgcctgcctaactccgcccccaccccccacctgcctaactccgcccccaccccccagcctacctaactccgcccccaccacctagcctgcctaactccgcccccaccacctagcctgcctaactccgcccccacaccctgcctaactccgccccccacCCGcccgcctaactccgcccccaaccaccacctaactccgcccccacccccccgcctgcctaactccgccccccacccccccccgcctaactccgcccccacccccccacccctctctctgactccgcccccaccccctccgCCGGCTGGGCGgtaggaggcagagaggagcagggcaggggcagagaaaggggcaggaagaaaagggccgagagagaggcagagcagcaaaggcagcagcagctctttccctctgccccagcttagctccgggcactctgctgccgcctgcccctgccccacctcagcctctgcagcagccctgctgtgcccccagcagcttccctcccGCTGCTCCCCACCGCTGCCTAGGccagcacaaagctcagctttcagctttttcatccagtcctgcagctcagctcagtgcaaaatgtctgctgctgcctgcagcttctcctgaccctgccctgtcAGCTTCCTGAGCCTGGGCCAGCCTCACCCTCATCCGCTCTGCCCCTtgggggctgcagcccaggcccaggctgaatgcttcccactctccaaactacaccctccagctctccagagtaaccttttgttgctgtggcacagccctgccctgcctcctctgggctcagtgcccagcagcagaagccactgcaaggcagagtagatgcAAAGGTtcctccacccctggggcactcaggagcagctccagagctgagccTTACTTGcttggcctcagcccctgctctcaccctgcctcctgcagctgctgcagctcagctgaggccagcagcctgCGACTGCTTCTCCGTGGCCCAAGCAGCAGAGTGGGGAAGATCTCAGCCTTGTGCTTCATTAGCAGTGgggagagggacatggagtccccagcaggccaggtgctgctgcctctcactcCTCTCCTTGCTCAAACCTGCAGGGGGCCCAGCAGAGCGAGGGaggttcctctcccttcctactccactctgctgtggctctgcagaagaaggtgaggctggagcagaggccagagccagcacagggccTGCTGATCAGGTGGCacagactggccagggctgtgccaaaccagagcagtcttctggcagagcttttgttgtgctttttcttttgccttctttctctcccactcTTTCTCTGCCTCACTTTTTCTCTCCTCGTTGGTTTTTGCCTTTAGCattgctgctttctttccctctcttttcacctgcctcagctctgtctcgctgtcctgtctccagctctgtctcagctgggctgctgctccttgctcctccagaccacagcggcctgcatcctgctgcttctccctctcacggacactcagctgccattcactctctctcccCGGCCGtggcctcagctctgcctcatcCAGAAGCACCTccaacctgcaggcagcagttggcCTTTGCCATGTGcccatgcaggcagcacagctgtgccgtgctccatgggccagcagtcagtgacagcagccagcactgcccccagcaccacaccccacacgcagggcctcagctttccctgaaggcaggcagaaaagccttcctgccctcccaggggcactgcaggcagcctgcacctgccaggccctgtgcagctctggaagccCAGGGGCTGATGTGCAGAAGCACCTTGCAAGCTCCAGTGccaggcctggctctgctcgcaggcagctccctgcacgggggcacagcagagctgggctcagctccgCTTCCACtcaggggcactgctggagagcagcacacagccaggcctGCTACCTTGTGCCTGCCCACGGCCAACTCTCTTTGCCACgctccagccaggaatgcctccCTGCAGCTTGCCATCGAGGCCAGGTCCTCCGGCTCTGGGCACTGGCAGTGAGTCCCTTCTGAGTCCTGGACGTTCATCTTGGGAGGTCTGCTCGCTGCAGTATGGAGCTGCACCTTCTGGCCAAGGCATccacaggcactggagcaggaaggTGAGCACAGTGCAGGCAACTAAAGAACTCCTGCCACGCTCTGGGCCTCCAGGGgcaagcacccagcagcaccagagcccaaGGAAAGCCTGCAGCCAAAAGTACCAAATCcctgtcccacagcactgcctcaagtgctgcctgagctcccagcctcggccctgctccaaactgcagcatccctgccaacTCCTTCACAAGGGTGCCATTGCCTGGCACTTGCTGCCATCTCACCACACAACTCTCAAAGCcacacagctgggcagcaggccaggagagcagcctccaggcagcagaacagaggaacTCATCTCTCCCAGGCTCTCCAGGAGCACCTCGCCTCCAAACCCCCCCACACCAACCCCCAAGCAACCAGGCTCTGACTGGCTTACCgaggcagcagcttgcaggtctttatgaagggctgcagtgctcctggcttgctcctgggctgtgctgctcagcctgcaacGTTCACCTTGGACCCTGACAAGCAAGCACAGGCCTCAGCACAGAGGTGCACAAGAGCACCAAGCCCCAGAGAAGCCTGGGACACAACCTCCcctacagcaaaagcagctctggccaccctgtgctgccttgctgggacacaagaacacagagggcagagcctggctccactctgagctcctcaccgctgcaggcctcctgccagctcttggACAGACGCAGTTCCCCTGCAGGCATCCTCCAGGTGGCCCTGCGggttctgccctgctgtgtcagacccagaagcagtgctgggaaatAAACACAcctgtcctcctgctccagtgATGGACAAAGGGACCTCACTCTCAGGCACCTCTCTAACTGCAGGCCCCAGGctcacaaaacaaagctgagTCACTCCCAGGTCACTCCCTCTGCTCTTGGGGCACAGTTGGCTCGAGTGCACTCAGACAGCTGTAGGGCAGCCAcctgctgccaagagagaggcttTCTCCATACCTTAGCTTCAgatctctccagctcctcctgcaaacTGAcattctccctctgcagctcactgctctcctgctgcaggcagctgctggaaagcttctgGGCTTCGTGGGAGGACTCTGCCAGAGGCTGCACTCTGCCAGCGTGcacaagctcctgctgcagctgcaggaccttctgTTACAGAAACGGAGTTCCATGAGCAGGGAGAGGTCAGGCAGAAGCACACAGGAGGAAAGAGGCTTTGACTCAAGGCACTGTGTCATTACCTGGCTCTTCaaagtgctcagcagagcagggcaggcgaTTCTGCCCTtccactgcactctgctgtggctcctcctcacctgctgcatccagctccccagcacagggaaGGCATCAACCAGTTAAGAGCggggccagagaaggccacagaaggagacagggagctggaacagctctgccacaaaggaaggctgagctacagctcttcagcttcgcctgaagcaggctgctgggggatgtcattgcagcctttcaagggagagagatggagagagagacgttagcgagggctgcagggacaggacagggccTGTAGGTGgcatgggcaggagctgggggctgcaaccgtgcagctgatggatggaggttcctctcccctcccagtgccctctctgcaggcagaggacagcagcaatgGTTTGCAGCTCTACTGAGGGCTTTCTGCTTGAGGCTCTGCCCCTTGGACTCTGGCCTGACTCTGAAGGACGCCAGCAATGTCCATGGCTCATCTGAGCCCCTCCGAGTTCAGGGATCCTCTAAGGGGCTATGGAGAGGCCGacaaaggcagccagagcctggccccagctgggAAAATCCCCTCAGCTGTGCCCGTGCTGCCCTTTGCCGGCTCTGCCAGCCGAGGCCGTGGCAGCTTTGCCACGGGGCACTGCCCACCCCCACTGCTCCTTCGCCCCCAGCCTCTGGGCGCCGactctctgccactcacctctgccggctgggagaagcagaggcgATGCAGGCTGCCGCCGCTGGCGTCTCGCTGCCGCTGGGCTCCACCGGCAGCCACCGTCGCCGAGCACCGCGGCCGGACGCCTGCAGGGCTCGGGGCGGCTCCCGCCGGCGGGACGGAGTCGGACGGCAGCCGCCGAGGGCCGTGGCGAGGCTCGCCTGGGCCGGGCCGGCTCTGCCCCCGGAGCCGCTGCCAGGCGTCTCAAGAGCCTCGCTCGCCGCCGCCTCTcggtgctgcaggctcctgctttgctcccctgcctcACTGGCGGCTGTGGGGCTGAGAGGCTCCGAGCTTCGCCCTGCCCCGGCTCTgcgctctgcaggcaggaggaggcagtcagctgagcacacagcaccagCGTCAGCCACACAAACTCCTCTGCCCGGGAAGGTGCCTCTTGTTCTAGGGCCGCAACGGCGCCCCGCAACGGCGCCCCGCAACGGCGCCCCGCAACGGCGCCCCGCAACGGCGCCCCGCAACGGCGCCCCGCAAcggccaccagcagctcttcgCCTCACCGCCGCGCTCCGGCGGCTGCACTGCGCCCCGGCTGCTATAGCAACAGGGCGGCGGACGCGCAGCGgcactgtgacagcagcagggacagagaggggagtgcccagggtggggcaaGAGAGCAGACAAGGGGCAGAGCCCACCCGGGCCCAGAGCGGAGCGGGGGCTGCCTGCgccccccctgctgcagctcggcCAGCCCAGGcccgcaggctgctctccaccagcacccccagggctttcctgcaggcagcaggaccccAGCACACTCCCACCCGGCCTGACATCGCCCCCCGGGGCCCCGGCACACGCCGCCCCCAGGCACTCACCGCAGCCGCTCCGGTCCCGCtccgctgccagctcccagcgccCCTCTCCGGCTGCTTCCTCCGCAGCACTCTCCAACGGGGCCGCCGACCACGCCCCCCGCGCTGATTGGTCAACGGGCCGAGCGCAGCCTCCCATTGGCTGCGGAGCGCCTCGCGCCCCACCCGCTCCCGCCCCCGCGGccagcccctccccgcccctcccTCCCGCGCTCCGCCCGCTCCGCGCAGCgcccctgggggctgcagtgctgccggTGCCTGGCACCGCCtcgggctgcagccagccccggcccggccccgctgcgCCTGAGGCGGGCATGTTATCaattgagaatgactcaaaatcCAAGTGTCCAGGTTACAAATTGATTCCATTAGGCAAGTAGAATATGAGCAAAGTCACAGCGCTGGACGACAGGGGAGTCACCGCTCCGCCACCTGCCGTGACAAGTCTCTTCATTAGCCTATATTTATACTGTGTTGTCTGCGTTGTTCCACCCTGCAAATTACATAAACCCATCCTTTCTGCGCATGTTCCTTCGTTTGGGTTAGGGtctgccttcccttctggtggtcgttgaggatgaagtaagcagtcctcctcaggtgtcctctggttcACCCGTCTCCAAATATGgacttcctttggctggttaatgtcccgaatcccacttctcaaaattaaagcttagtccttggaacatgactgattaatgtccgaGCCCACATGTGGCCTGTTCTCTCTTagctcaaaattaaggatgcaCCTAAAGTTTTAGTCTTTGAAATACTCAGCAATTAGCTAGCTTATTCTTTGCACATTACCATCTCTAGCATGACCTCTCGGTTAGGCACATCTCCTGATTTGCAGCAGCTGTATATACACTGCCGTTTGCAGCTAAGCATGCTTAACATTCTATTCAAATGTTTCTTTATTGAATAATTACAATTACctattacaattctattaaaatgtttctttattaaacaattacaatcACCTATTACAGGCAGAGCCTGCGGCCCCAGCGCCGTGCGGccgagagagcccagcccagggccCGGGGCGTGCTGAGCGGCTCGGGGCCCCGCACGGTGCCAGCCGCGGCCGtggctgccctcacagcaggccTGAATGGCAGCTGCGGCACTCAGCGGCTGCTGACGGCTCTGGCCCCAGGGAGACCCCACGGCCTCAGGCTCCCTCATTAGCGTAACCCGCCCTTAATTACCGGGGCTGGGGAAACGGTTTGGTGCAAGGGCTgagctcccccagctgcctctgctgccttcagtctCTTACCAGGAgacaggaaagggaggggagccaaggcagaggctgcaggggactGGCACCGAGCGAggctcagggctcagggctggcactctcctggcagcagcagatgagagcagtgctgagcccggGCCCTTTTTtggctcctctccctgccacccCACGGCTGCTCTGTGAGTATCTACCTggctccacctgcagcactgcctccagtgctgctgtgcccggcccagggaggagctggaactgctgagagggtccagaggaggccaccagggtgaggggagggctgcagagcctcccctgcggggccaggctgggggagctggggctgtgcagcctgcagaagggaaggctccagggagaccttagagcagccttgcagtgcctgaagggctccagaggagctggggagggacctgtgacaagggctgggagcgccaggatgagggacagtggctctgagctggcagaggggagagtgagagtggaggtgaggaaggaatccttggcagtgagggtgggcagaggctggcacaggttgccaggggaggttgtggctgcctcctgcctggaggggctCAAGGTCTGAGCGAGCTGTGCCGGTGGGAGGTgtcgctgcccatggcaagaggctggaactggctgatcctgaaggtcccttccgacccagcccattctctgctgctctgcctctgtcccaggagcaggctgttgaaggaagctgcccagcagcgtgggtcctgcagagcagcagcgttTGCTGTCCCGCAGGGCGGCCAAGGGCTCTTGAGGAGGCTttcttcagctggctgcaggcagctcggtGATTCACTGTCTGATTGTCTCCAGCCATTAGGAGGATGTTGCCTCCTGTGCTTGGCCTCTTCTGAAGGATTCTTTGGCAACTGCTCTTTGATGGCTGCTAAACGGCGTGGAGCAGGGATACAAAAGGGAACtcttgctcctctgtgccccaATTGCCCTAGGGGGAGAGTTGGCCAAAGGGACCGATCCTTTCTTGGCTGCCTTCTTTCTGAAGGCAAACCTAATGTTTGTCCTTCCCTTCTTGAAAGGCTTCTCCTGTTGAACACAATTTCACACAATTATAATGAGGTGACTCAAGAGCAGAGAGGTTACAGATGAGCTTCACATGGTTGCTGTAGCTGCTATTTCATTTACaatttctgttggctgtggcattTTTGCCATGTTAAGGGATAAATACTGAAAGCATTTCACATGTCACAGATTTTATGAGCTGTCTTCTGTAGAGCTTGTCAAGGTCTTACTCCTCTTGATGCATGTTTCTTTGAGAGTCAGTCACTGCTTGGAACCTTGAGGTTTGGACACTTTGCCTATGTCCTGGTGTGCACCCAAACTGGGCTGTtagaactgggggtgtgcagcctggagaagaggagactcagggcagagctcattgctgtttacaactacctgaagggaggctgtagccaggtggggttggtctcttcttccaggcaaccagcagcagaacaaggggacacagtttccagTTGTgttggggcaggtctaggctggatgttaggaagaagctcttcccagagagagtgattggcattggaatgggctgcccagggaggtgatggagtcgtcgttcctagaggtgttgaagcaaagcctggatgaggcacttagtgccgtggtctggttgattggccagggctgggtgctaggttggactggctgagcttggaggtctcttccaacctggttgattctgtgactggtgcTCCATTGCTATGaattattttagtgagaggaaagcAGCCTTATTTCTCTTTCCAAATGCTCTGCAGGAGTATTTTCCTGGtgaggaaaagaataaaatctAATATTTCATAGCCCATAATGTAGTATCCAGGAGTAGATGAGATATTGCCTGTCTCTGTCAGGCAAAAAGGAAATGAGGACAGCCTTTGAATag from Pogoniulus pusillus isolate bPogPus1 unplaced genomic scaffold, bPogPus1.pri scaffold_66_arrow_ctg1, whole genome shotgun sequence includes:
- the LOC135174474 gene encoding collagen, type I, alpha 1a-like, yielding MPASGAAGPGRGWLQPEAVPGTGSTAAPRGAARSGRSAGGRGGEGLAAGAGAGGARGAPQPMGGCARPVDQSARGAWSAAPLESAAEEAAGEGRWELAAERDRSGCERRAGAGRSSEPLSPTAASEAGEQSRSLQHREAAASEALETPGSGSGGRAGPAQASLATALGGCRPTPSRRREPPRALQASGRGARRRWLPVEPSGSETPAAAACIASASPSRQRVQGERCRLSSTAQEQARSTAALHKDLQAAASCLWMPWPEGAAPYCSEQTSQDERPGLRRDSLPVPRAGGPGLDGKLQGGIPGWSVAKRVGRGQAQGLWFPSLSPLELTLSQSRAVPSAKADVHPQEVSQSSPCHPHLCWRLFSA